tcacaacaaAAGAACGTTACACCTGAGAGAAGGGTGGTCGACTAACGACCCTCACTGTCCCTAGCACCATCCAAATCCTCTGATACGCACCATACGATGTTAAATCGCGATATTTAGAGTTAACTTTATTACGGAAAGCAAGTTACATCTATGTTGCATATGTAGCAACAGTTTATCGTGCCACAATCATGGGTGTTGGGGAGGAACGGCGGGGGCgaggaggaaagaaaaaaacgccTGCCAGGGGACGCTGTTAAAACGAGAATCAAGTGCTCCATTGCGTTTCGTGACATGGGTACTTGTCCACGtacagccaatcaaaatgtgtCCCTAGTACCCAGTGAGCGCTGACGCAAGTACCTTCCATTATGTTTCTCATTTCGTGCTGTACTTCTGAAGCACCTCCGTCACTCGGCTATTGAAGAAAGAGCTCCACTGTTTTCGAACTTACTGGGGCCGTAACTGTTATCATGTCACTTCTGTTCACATTGAAGAACGTTTTTGCCCTTGGGTTATTTTCAAACATAGTTCGCAGTTCAGAAAGTTGCGAAGTTATTAACCAAAACGTCAGAGGCTTCCTGCGAGATGACGAGAAATCATTTGCTTATGCAAACTTTGTAATGCACAGGTTTTATTACTTAAATATCACTCCTTTGATCGGGATGTCGGTGTACAGGTCAGAAGACTGTGGAATGAGTTGTCTTGAACACGTTTCTTGTTTATCCTTCAATGTCGCAGCCTTTCGCGACATGAAGGAGCAAAAGACATTGTGTGAACTGTTACCAAGTGACAAATACAGCAAATCGAACCGATTTTCTCCCAGTCAACAATATCATCATTTCAGCATTATGGTGAGTAAAATAAATCATAGTTTCTAAACTTGAAAacctaaaatattgaaaaaaaaaagactgaaaagAAAGCTATCTTAATTAACTCGGTGTGCACGAGATGacttaaataatttattgcgGAGGCTTTATGACAACGGAGATGCAACCGCTTTAAGTGCAGAGTAAATCTTTAAAAATCGAAATCGGAAGGAAAAACGGCTTCATATTTGTACAATGTATACCAAAGTAGTTTTATTCGACAAGATCCATGACATGCAATTCGCTGTTTTGAACCTGCCATATGGTTTAGTTTTATGGCAAAGATAAACGTTTACAATACACGAACTCTTAAATTTTTATTAATGCCAAATGTCATTTCCGCGGCTGGTATGcttgcttttaattttaaacaaatcGTTTCAGACTCCTTGCCTCAACAAACCTTGTAAGAATGATGCTCCTTGTTTGGCTCAGTACGAACAAAACAGCTTCAGGTGCGATTGTGAGACAGGATTCGTTGGCAAGCTTTGCGAAACAGGTGCTGTGTGAAAAAATactacaaaattgaaaaagtaATTTGCTTTTTCTTGCATAAGGTACAACAGATAATCTGACACAGAATCAAGCAGCCAATATCTCTTTACCCTGCAAGTTGTCCCAAATTTCTGTTAGCGATAAAATAGAGAGCGAAATACACGCGCGTGCAAAATTCGGAGATCGCACGGAGCCCagcattttaaagaaatttttaaggTCGGGGATTGTACTGAAGAGGCAAAATTTGGGAATTTTTGATCCAATTTTGGGGAATTAAGTTTCGTGACGTGAGTTTTCTCAAAAGTAATAGGAAAGTAGCTTTTGAGCTTTGAAATACCAAAAAATAGGTCTACACCACGCTCATCCCCGTGTAACCTGAAAAAGCAACTCTTCCTTTAATGTCTGTTTTCAGAGATCACTTACCATTGGAAACTTGACAGCACGGACGAGCAAATAAAGTAAGGAAATTATCATTCTTGAACTTAGTCATCGCAAATAGTATGCTCTTAAAAAAATCGAAgcgaaacaaaatggcttctcgCAGTTTATCACTCCGGTAATAAAGATCAGGGCCGCTGGTTTTCCTGTAAGAGAGAAAATGGCGGCTTTTTGACTCTGCTTCGTGGACCCATTATTTATAATTCAACGATCAGTTACGTCCGTGCGATTTGTATTAAGTGCGTAGGAGAAAAATATTGATGCTTAATGCCATTGGGATTGTTGCTTTCTATCCCTGCAGTTTACGTGGAGCTGCAAAGTTCCTCCTGCAAGATGGAGAGACAGTGCTGTATTTGAGTGGCAGTCAGGGAACCTTTGCTGAGACACCGGCTGTTCCTATTTATACTGAAAACTTGACCATTTGCGTTTGGTTTAAAAGCATGGCTGACCCAGCCAATAATCAACTCCCTATTTATGGTGATTGGTCCGCACCACATTCCTTCCGATTGATGGTAGAAAATGgaattttcaaaatacaaattAGAGATACTAATGGAGTTGATCTTATAATCCGCTCTGCAAATTCCTCGTAAGTCGTTTCACTGCTCGTTTTTGTGCATGAACTAAGTATGATGGCAACAAAAACTGTTTCGGATTTGGGCTCTACTCTTATGCAAAAATTCTCGTTTGTTTTGGACTTCAGGCAACGCTTCTGATTTCGGAATAAGCCAAGAATAAGAAGAGTTGAaatagagagtttaagcaaGCGACATTTTTTGAGCCACCGACGGCAactggaagtgaacatttcgcactcCAGGACAGCGGTCTCTCCCGGATTTTCAAACCAGCAATATAAATGTGGAAGTGTGAAGACAAGCTGAAAAAGAAAGCAGCACACTTCCGTTCGCCTTCTGTCGCTGAAAAATGCTTAAGCTCCATAATAGCAAGGAAGCTGTGGGCGGGGCGGGGAAGGGTGAGCAGAAGTTcctaaaaatgataaaagtgTTCAACTAACCGCAGAAGCGCAGACAACAAAAGTCATGAAGTGTCTCCCCCTGAGTCATCTTCCCAATAGATATGAATATGACCAATAATCTTAACACAAACACGAACTGCAATGAGGACCtggaatgggggggggggggggtctgtATCTTATCTCGAATCACGGGTCAAATTCTTTATATTCACGATTCAAAATACTTTTTGGAGCCATTTTCACGAATCACGTGTTTACGTAACAATATTTTGAAGAGGTAGTTTGATTACGAGACACTTCATGGCGTTAACTAATGTTGCGGGTAACTCCAAAGAATTCTACCATAAAAAATAATCCCAACACAATCACAGATCTCACTGTCATAAATAGCGGCTTTTCGTAATGCTCATTAAAACCGAGTGGGTTTTTTTTGTACGACACTTGAAAGCAACTAAGTGAGTTTTATCACAATAATCTTTTATTTACAGTGTACCCAGGAATCGTTGGAGTCACGTTGCAATGACATGGAATCGCGCAACCAGAAGAGTAAGGCTGTTTGTCAACGGAGAAGTAAAACACCAGAGCACAGTAACCGTTGCGCCGGATAGAAACATTAATTTCATGAATTCCGGCCACTCAGTTTACGATATTGGCTTAAAAAGGGACTCTGGTACTCTTGTGCATGCGTATTTCAGTGATTTGATGATTTTCACCAGGGAGTTGAGATTTTCGTCTTCTGAAAACGTGAATGAGATAAAAGACGAAATTTTTCTAACTCATCCACTGCACAATTTAGTGTGAGCTCTCATTTCATAAGGCTCGAAGGAGATGCAGTGACGATGTCTCTTTTAGATTTTACAACGGTTTCGTTGCTTGAAGCTTGTGAAGTACATAGCTATCAATTATTTATACAGTCTGCCCTCacgaaaatgaatgaaaaattaatgtcagtGAATTTGAAACAGTATGTGGTAATATCTCCTTGAAACATGTTAGAAATCATTTAGTTCAAAGCATTTCTTTTTGTAAGATTTTATCCTTAAGTTTTATCTGCGGCGATCTATAAATTACTCTCAATTAATGGTTCTGTAGTACAGTCAAGGAATAGAATTCGAACGAAACTGATTAATGTACTTTATTCTTTTATTATGGGTCTTGATGAATTTTGTCCAAGTAATTATCTCACTTCTTTCAAGACGGACAAACGCTTTCAAGCTGTGATTGTATGAGTGGATGTCATTTTATAAGTTTGcgaaaataatttgcatttttttattatttactcCATTCTCGATTTGTGCTACACATCCAAAACAATTCCGAGTCAAACATTAACCGAAGTTATTTCGTTTTCGGTACCATACTGGAGCCTTAATCTGTTAATATGTCGCCTTTGTTTATAGTTGAAAAGCTTTTACTTTTGGGTTACTCTCAAATATACTTCGCTGTTCGCAGTGAAGTTAACCAAAACGCGAGAGGCTTGCTAcgagaggggggtgaataggtctacggatcgccggatttggtaaatattttagctcgGATTCTGGATTccgagcgaaattttaacggatctgcggatcctatgaccacagcggatcgcggttttatccagattttgggcccggattgtggattttGGCTgttaggaagttcggatcgtggatcccAACGTTCCCCCGGAAAtctcactttctcttttttatgtGCCGGATGTcccgcagtggagaaaatgactacaaatagtaacgcacttaaagtgcccatgacacgaaattttttattatcttgttcgaaagagctttcaaaatgatgaagaatggcgtttattttattttgatagcactcttggttgccgagttattaaagattttgatatatgcaaattagatgagtgtgacgtcacaaaagggacacaaagtggtgcgaaatcacaaaaaattgaatatctgtgcaattactaaatctacaggattgaaatcttgcagggttgatgtactgcaataactacacattttaatagtggttatgatgtcaccatagcaacatactcgttactagacctctaccttcctaaaatgaaaactgccttatttgttgctctagagtttaacagacttccttgtgcttctgctttgtaatgtccatgttcgctcacacccactgaatgaacaataagagcaaataacacttcttgaaggaggaaaactctaattttcccctttgaatggagagggcctggagcccattgtgttgccatggaaatgtcacagtggacatatcatggaactttgtgaggagcataacaactgtactgagtttcagttctatacagaaaaagttgagagagataatcaattttttgtgattttgcaccactttgtgtcccttttgtgacgtcacactcatctaatttgcataaatcaaaatctcgaataagtcggcaaccaagagtgctaccacgctgaaataaacgccattcttcatcattttgaaagctctttcgaatacgataataaaaaatttcgtgtcatgggcactttaagcgtgacgggtccgtggcGGCGGATTCGGAtttggttgattttttgagcggatcgacggattcagccattaattttagcagatcggcggatttacatacccctattcatcCCCCTCCTACGAGGTGACGAGAAATCATTTGCTTACGCAAACTTTGTGATGCACAGATTTTATTACTTAAATATCACTCCTTTGATCGATATGTCAGTGTACAGGTCAGAAGAGTATGGAATGAGTTGTCTTGAACACGTTTCTTGTTTATCCTTCAATGTCGCAGCCTTTCGCGACATGAAGGAGCAAAAGACATTGTGTGAACTGTTACCAAGTGACAAATACAGCAAATCGAACTGATTTTCTCCCAGTCAACAATATCATCATTTCAGCATTATGGTGAGTCAAAtaaatcatagtttctacatttggaaaactaaaatatttaaattaaaaaaaaaaagaagaagaaagctaTCTTAATTAACTCGATGTGCACAAGATGACCTAAATTTATTGCGGGAAAAAAGAGACTGCGAATTTGGACTGAGGTGCATCAATTAATGCTTTCACAAATAATTAAAATCTAAGAAAATGATTTTCTTTCACGGTCAATGCCAGAACACTTGTATGCGGCAGTAAGCCGCGACAAAATAGAATCCGATTACTTGAACCACCCATGCATGTTGTTGTGTAGTTTTATGGAAATACCAACATTGCACTACTTAATACTGCCGATGTCATTTTACTGGCAGGTATTTTTGCAAGTTATAACTGATCAAAACAGTAAGTAGTACTAATAATACGAATGGGAGATCCGTATGGGTGTTTACAACGGCGAGACGAAGGCGAACCATTGTAAACGCGCATACAGATCGGACGTGAATATATCGttcttgtgaaatgaaacaataggagagCTCTCTATCAAAAGATGATgaatattagtatttaccaaagtggatagcaattttcgcgcgttttgattggctcccgtaactcggaatatccttcgctattcactgttttacgaacggaaagaaaaatggcgagtcgtttcgcgaaagtttcagaagaagaaattaaaacagcatttttttatccatctgatttggtaaatactaaaacaactatcccccttagggtcgacgcttcgcgtctcggtatatatccaccactattcaccgaccctgagggagatagttgtataatatttagc
This genomic stretch from Acropora muricata isolate sample 2 chromosome 5, ASM3666990v1, whole genome shotgun sequence harbors:
- the LOC136916769 gene encoding uncharacterized protein; its protein translation is MSLLFTLKNVFALGLFSNIVRSSESCEVINQNVRGFLRDDEKSFAYANFVMHRFYYLNITPLIGMSVYRSEDCGMSCLEHVSCLSFNVAAFRDMKEQKTLCELLPSDKYSKSNRFSPSQQYHHFSIMTPCLNKPCKNDAPCLAQYEQNSFRCDCETGFVGKLCETEITYHWKLDSTDEQINLRGAAKFLLQDGETVLYLSGSQGTFAETPAVPIYTENLTICVWFKSMADPANNQLPIYGDWSAPHSFRLMVENGIFKIQIRDTNGVDLIIRSANSSVPRNRWSHVAMTWNRATRRVRLFVNGEVKHQSTVTVAPDRNINFMNSGHSVYDIGLKRDSGTLVHAYFSDLMIFTRELRFSSSENVNEIKDEIFLTHPLHNLV